In one Lolium rigidum isolate FL_2022 chromosome 3, APGP_CSIRO_Lrig_0.1, whole genome shotgun sequence genomic region, the following are encoded:
- the LOC124697490 gene encoding universal stress protein YxiE-like has protein sequence MWLIEAVIARHDAGLTTDSERVAMEEERAAAAVASGVPPAGAGGAEASRVTAGATTMKVVAAVDAGEESLRALSWALDHVVRQNPGASVVVVHAQHRAEHFVYPVAAHGLAYAPPMAVDSMKKTQEENARRVVSRALEVCAQRQVTAKAAVVEGDPKEAICQAVEDMHADLLVLGSRGLGMIKRALLGSVSDYLAHHASCPVLIVKPPKAHAKGTGSST, from the exons ATGTGGTTGATCGAGGCAGTCATCGCTAGACACGACGCCGGTCTCACTACTGACAGCGAGCGCGtggccatggaggaggagagagcgGCCGCGGCGGTGGCGAGCGGCGTGCCGCCTGCAGGAGCCGGAGGCGCGGAGGCCTCTCGGGTGACGGCGGGCGCGACGACGATGAAGGTGGTGGCGGCCGTGGACGCGGGCGAGGAGAGCCTGCGCGCGCTGTCGTGGGCGCTGGACCACGTCGTCCGGCAAAACCCCGGCGCGtccgtcgtcgtcgtccacgCCCAGCACCGCGCCGAACACTTCGTCTACCCGGTCGCCGCCCACG GTCTAGCGTACGCTCCGCCCATGGCTGTGGACTCCATGAAGAAGACGCAGGAGGAGAACGCCCGGAGGGTGGTGTCCCGCGCGCTGGAGGTGTGCGCGCAGAGGCAGGTGACGGccaaggcggcggtggtggagggcgACCCGAAGGAGGCCATCTGCCAGGCCGTGGAGGACATGCACGCCGACCTGCTCGTCCTCGGCAGCCGCGGCCTCGGCATGATCAAGAG GGCGTTGCTGGGCAGCGTGAGCGACTACCTCGCCCACCATGCGAGCTGCCCCGTTCTGATCGTGAAGCCCCCCAAGGCGCACGCCAAGGGAACCGGAAGCTCCACCTGA